From Methylopila sp. M107, a single genomic window includes:
- a CDS encoding DoxX family protein, giving the protein MDFSALKHWRGRVRSILRIMAALLFMQHGTQKLLDFPLPGPDPLPPLLLAAGSIELFGGFLLAIGLFSRPVAFLLSGMAAAAYFIGHASSGFFPIINKGELAALYSFVFLYLFFAGPGPWSVDAVRRKGLFED; this is encoded by the coding sequence ATGGATTTCTCCGCGCTGAAACACTGGAGAGGCCGCGTCCGCAGCATTCTCCGCATCATGGCGGCGCTGCTCTTCATGCAGCACGGCACGCAGAAGCTGCTCGACTTTCCGCTGCCCGGTCCCGATCCGCTGCCGCCGCTGCTGCTGGCGGCCGGCTCGATCGAACTGTTCGGCGGCTTCCTGCTCGCGATCGGCCTGTTCAGCCGGCCGGTGGCGTTCCTGCTCTCCGGCATGGCGGCCGCGGCCTATTTCATCGGCCACGCCTCGAGCGGGTTCTTCCCGATCATCAACAAAGGCGAGCTCGCGGCGCTTTACAGCTTCGTGTTCCTCTACCTGTTCTTCGCCGGTCCCGGCCCCTGGAGCGTCGACGCGGTCCGACGCAAGGGTCTGTTCGAAGACTGA